In the Deltaproteobacteria bacterium genome, CCTCCGGAGTACCTGATGGACCTGCTCGAGGAGAACGGGGGGTTCCGGGAGAATTCCCTCGGGTCCGGAGTCGTCGTCGGGGAGGACGGCCTGATCGTCACCAACGAGCACGTCATCCGCGACGCGGACGAGATCGTCGTACGCCTGGCCGACCGGAGCGAGTACCGCGCGAAGGTGGTCGGCGCGGACATACGGACCGACGTGGCGGTGCTCCGGATCCAGGCTTCGAGGAAGCTCCCGGTGGCGACGCTCGGGGACTCGTCCCGGCTGAAGGTCGGCGAGTTCGCCATCGCCGTCGGGAACCCGTTCGGGCTCGAGAGCACCGTGACGCTCGGGGTGGTGAGCGCGACCGGGCGCAGCGCCGAACCCGACATGGAAGGGGGCGACGACTTCATCCAGACCGACGCGTCGATCAATCCCGGGAACTCCGGGGGGCCGCTCCTCAACGTCCGGGGGGAGGTGGTGGGGATCAACACGTCGATGGTGAGCGCCGGCCAGGGGATCGGCTTCGCGATCCCCATCAACACGGTGAAGGCGGTGGAACAGACGCTCGCCGCGCACGGGTCGGTGCGCCGGGGGTGGCTCGGCGTCTCCATCCAGCCGCTCTCCCCCGAGCTGGCCGATGCGTTCGGGGTCAAGGGCGAGAAGGGGATCCTCGTGAACCGCGTGGTCCCCGGAAGCCCCGCCGAGAAAGGCGGGGTGCGGACGGGGGACATCCTGGTCTCCTTCGGGAAGGCCCGCCTCTCCGGGGTGAAGGAGTTCCAGAAGCTGGCGGCGGCCGCGGCCCCCGGGGACGCGGTTACGCTGGAAGTCCTTCGGGACGGGAGGAGGGTCCAGGCGTCGGTCACGGTGGGGGAGGCGGAAGGGCAGTCGGAGATCCGCCGTCCGCCGCGCCGCGATCCGGTCGACCCGCTCGGGATGACGGTGGGCGCCGTTCCCCCTAGGATCCTGCGGGAGCTCGAGCTGGGCGGCGGCGTCGAGGTGATGTTCGTGGAAACGGCCAGCCCCGCGTGGGACGGCGGGATCCGGGAGGGGGACATCCTCCTCTCGATGAACCGCGAGGCGGTGCCGAACGTGGAGGCGTACCGGAGGGCGGTGTCGCGCATGCCCAAGGGGGCGGTCGCCTCCGTCCTGGTGTCCCGGGAGGGGGCGCACCTGTTCGTGGCGCTCCGGAACAGATGACCCCGCGGGCCCCCCGGCCCGCGGGAGGGTCGGGGAAAGCGAGGAGGGACCGATGGGAGTGGTGAAGGATCCCGATGTGGCGCGCCGCATCGCGCGCGCGGTGGTCTCGGACATCGCGCTGTACAACGCGAGAAAGGTCGAGGAGGGGATCGAGAACGACACCCTGTTCGACCTCCTGAAGGACGAGATCGAGGAGGGGCGCAGCTACTACATGAGCCGCGTGGACCCCGAGGTCGCCGGGAGCACGAACTTCTTCAACCAGGCGCTGGTGGACGTCCTCGTGAAGCCCGCCGGGCGGATCCCCTCCAAGGTCTGGTAGGTGCCGGGCGTCTCCCCCGGCACGTTCCGGCTGACCGTCCCCGCCGAACGGGCGGGGGAGCGGCTCGACCGGTTCCTGCCGGAGGCCGTCCCCGGGATGTCGCGGGCCCGGGCGCAGCGGCTCATCGAGGAGGGGAACGTCCTGCTGTCGGGCGTCCCCGCCCGCGCCTCGACCCGGCTTTCGGGGCGCGAGTCGATCACCGTCACGATCCCGCCGCCCGTCCCGCTC is a window encoding:
- a CDS encoding Do family serine endopeptidase — encoded protein: MRDFRPVAATLPLLLLCACTGQLPGAAPGEVSSLQQSFVSAVERAVPAVVNIRTVTRFARGSGAAGRRPDGQPPEYLMDLLEENGGFRENSLGSGVVVGEDGLIVTNEHVIRDADEIVVRLADRSEYRAKVVGADIRTDVAVLRIQASRKLPVATLGDSSRLKVGEFAIAVGNPFGLESTVTLGVVSATGRSAEPDMEGGDDFIQTDASINPGNSGGPLLNVRGEVVGINTSMVSAGQGIGFAIPINTVKAVEQTLAAHGSVRRGWLGVSIQPLSPELADAFGVKGEKGILVNRVVPGSPAEKGGVRTGDILVSFGKARLSGVKEFQKLAAAAAPGDAVTLEVLRDGRRVQASVTVGEAEGQSEIRRPPRRDPVDPLGMTVGAVPPRILRELELGGGVEVMFVETASPAWDGGIREGDILLSMNREAVPNVEAYRRAVSRMPKGAVASVLVSREGAHLFVALRNR